Proteins encoded in a region of the Drosophila sechellia strain sech25 chromosome 2L, ASM438219v1, whole genome shotgun sequence genome:
- the LOC6611790 gene encoding uncharacterized protein LOC6611790 isoform X3, translating to MSIAAAENAGLSPSDLPDHWASGTSNPSTSTSSSSISASGSINSGNHNKYNSGNISVCNLPRSSPAAATAAVTLSSATGGIGSNLLSGLHHGLAPGTHPLQRATAASGGGAGAGGVAGASTAAALTLQQHQHQQQQQQQQQAQQQHQHQHQHQQQAQQQQLAYQHQQLQQQIISHRSIQNKAAATAAAQTANLAAALQRSAAIMNAVASPISANSANSATSGRKIRRKTDSKVNLPQSQINKCNNEKRRREAENGYIEQLSEILTLNKRGDMTSTKPDKAAILNQVVRTYREICDKGQNRDISSTSTNNNNSTTTTNNNTNSNNNNNTSKPQATSTRCSRCATDNCSIHPVQQGEVSSTEPLLPEPSLLLGQVPEISAYFEALEHYISGVGWVLLQVNANGIIESCTQNIRDLIGYEKQELYHQPLYMYLYSGDHAKVEPIINTMYNNPIGGNSNSGNNSGPGGSSAGTSAGVWGDLEELNNGNASQGSNSSGAGGLGGAGGAAAGKKRSISTKVRMLVKDTRTATQTSSNCEEKPLRQSGHQDKYEEVVLIAAPVKDDADASSSVLCLITRPEDESPLEINIQQHVQQQPIEQMTFKLDIHGKILTLDPTALREPFKQHLQTWVGRLWQDLCHPHDLSTLKSHLRDIQDSASANSPGAGAGTSVVSRPFRLRLGAPDVYVHVKANSRLFLNQTPGEGDFIMSVQTLLNSENDMNSSNTGAGSGGLGLGQLCAMAPSPSLASSLLSSLSMDGLHGGTGSGSSSSPVASGMLPTHLLGGLVGGGQQGGGGNSTQTTSVGGPLMSSAIINGTGLQQQQQQQQRSGASSSASSSANALVNAFTASPAPAEHSFYGSDTFEFDIAAHSSSFELDPSGGVGAWTDSRPNSRASVATPVSTPRPPSGHGFSPAVCASPATPYQLSSHSAASLPSPQSNASAGGGNYGGFNFHSFDSSDVKPEKDVQQQQNQQQSNNNSSSSNPLLGGGLPNGVGGMLLSQQQQQQQQTPPQQQQQQQESSERLRHLLTKSQSMAGGLGGLGDDEKYFKPEGSEEEKHTSGGFKMGGQTGGMGMFGPMGSMGRGVGNSSMLHKAGNSQNPMLLKLLNEKSEDDDGNGSGGGPGSMNNSRQSELMRQLKNPDGGSHGMHRNSASGNMSTEDLKAMLKIQSDPSLNRKRSLNEPDDDPSAKRSEDKPSKLCTQNKMLAKLLQNPPKIPKAPNPEQPLQVKTLPDITSSTVSSTLAAPGNLISAGSTGPKAAANRNRKQQQQQQQQQQQQQQQQQQQVAGIPSQQQQQQPNDVYLSQQQQQQLQPPQLAFQHQQLATTATTSITTAASTSAAAAAAAAILGEGDSELSKLLDSVMEYYPDDTPIVTNAPSEASAINDIQKSLMLDVESAAFGNDLNQQLMMSQQQQHQQQQQQQQLLALQLAQQQQQQRQQHLQQPPAYPGMLNMQQQQHQQQQQQNQQHIMQRLEAMRNQGNQGFQRPPPMYPARGRGPMNAVATPGGVVLPAQQQLRNMRQQHLAAAQQKERLLQQQQKQQLLVPENATGMNAGLNNIGSLLNTTGAPNVSLSRTNLPSDAQLSPNFAQTLMQQQLSPGRSAPYSPQPNQGYAPQFPQPGQRLSPQQQQQLSQQQQNNVQQQQLAYQQQQVGDGGRSNTPFGSNSGMQSPGMQNSPQQWGAGGGGGGGPGGPLPSGNAGRTLQQHNPMLIAQLQGVSPYNARQYQQNQRRGLNSPGAVGPGGNPATQAALQRQNSFQGQGGGGATTPDGSGVGFGGPQSPYGSNVNVFQQQQLQRLQRQGSVPQATQHLPAGGGGSVAGGNANSEFVKQELRAVVSVRAQQAAAAATGGAGVGGGVAQRGQTPQSPLQQGSVIGGGGGIVGGVNSTNTMGNVTPTGSGNVNNSMLNTPPDPTLSFSFETPDFFTSSATR from the exons GCTTAGCCCAAGTGACTTACCAGATCATTGGGCCTCAGGTACATCAAATCCATCGACCTcgaccagcagcagcagcattagCGCCAGCGGCAGCATCAACAGCGGCAACCACAACAAATACAACAGCGGCAACATATCGGTCTGCAACCTGCCGCGCTCATCGCCGGCcgctgcaacagcagccgtTACACTATCGTCGGCCACCGGCGGTATTGGCAGCAACTTGTTGAGCGGCTTGCATCACGGTCTGGCGCCCGGTACGCATCCACTGCAGCGCGCGACGGCAGCCAGCGGAGGCGGAGCTGGtgctgggggcgtggcaggcgcCTCAACAGCAGCGGCACTTACACTccagcaacatcagcatcagcagcagcaacaacagcagcagcaagcgcaacagcagcatcagcaccagcatcagcatcagcagcaggcgcaacagcagcaattggcctaccagcaccagcaactgcagcagcagatcATCTCGCATCGTTCCATACAAAACAAGGCGGCGGCCACCGCTGCCGCACAAACGGCAAATCTTGCTGCTGCCCTGCAGCGATCGGCTGCCATTATGAATGCGGTGGCATCGCCGATCTCAGCCAACTCTGCCAACTCAGCGACGTCCGGCCGAAAGATACGGCGCAAGACGGATTCAAAGGTCAATCTG CCACAATCACAGATCAACAAATGCAACAATGAGAAGCGACGTCGCGAGGCGGAGAATGGCTATATCGAGCAGCTGTCGGAGATATTGACGCTGAACAAGCGTGGAGATATGACCTCAACGAAACCGGACAAGGCGGCTATACTAAACCAAGTGGTTCGAACG TATCGTGAGATTTGTGACAAGGGCCAAAACCGTGATATATCCTCAACGTcgacaaacaacaacaactccaCGACAACGACCAACAACAACACGaatagcaacaataacaacaacaccagcaaACCGCAAGCAACCTCAACACGCTGCAGCCGCTGTGCCACGGACAACTGCTCAATCCATCCGGTACAACAGGGCGAGGTCTCGTCGACGGAACCACTTCTTCCAGAGCCATCACTCCTGCTCGGCCAGGTGCCAGAGATATCGGCGTACTTTGAGGCACTCGAGCACTACATCAGCGGCGTCGGCTGGGTCCTGCTGCAGGTGAACGCCAACGGCATCATTGAGTCCTGCACGCAGAACATCCGCGACCTGATCGGCTATGAGAAGCAGGAGCTGTACCACCAGCCGCTCTACATGTACCTCTATTCGGGGGATCACGCCAAGGTAGAGCCGATCATCAACACAATGTACAACAATCCGATTGGCGGAAATAGCAATTCCGGCAATAATTCTGGTCCAGGTGGCAGTTCTGCTGGCACCTCAGCGGGCGTGTGGGGCGATCTCGAGGAGCTGAACAACGGGAATGCCTCACAGGGCTCCAATTCCAGCGGAGCGGGCGGCCTAGGAGGAGCAGGTGGCGCTGCGGCCGGCAAGAAGCGCAGCATCTCCACCAAGGTGCGCATGCTAGTCAAAGACACGCGCACCGCCACCCAAACGTCGTCAAACTGCGAGGAGAAGCCACTGAGGCAGTCCGGCCATCAGGACAAGTACGAGGAGGTGGTCCTTATAGCGGCACCAGTCAAGG ACGATGCCGATGCCAGCAGCTCGGTGCTGTGCCTGATCACACGACCGGAGGATGAGTCGCCCTTGGAGATCAATATTCAGCAGCacgtgcagcagcagccgatCGAGCAGATGACCTTTAAGCTGGACATCCACGGCAAAATACTCACTCTCGATCCCACTGCACTGCGGGAGCCGTTCAAGCAGCACCTGCAGACGTGGGTGGGACGCCTGTGGCAGGACCTGTGTCACCCACACGACCTATCCACCCTCAAGTCGCACCTCCGCGACATACAGGACTCGGCCAGCGCCAATTCGCCGGGTGCTGGGGCAGGTACCAGTGTGGTATCGCGACCGTTCCGTCTAAGATTAGGAGCACCGGATGTATACGTGCATGTGAAGGCAAACTCGAGACTGTTTCTCAACCAGACGCCTGGTGAGGGCGACTTTATAATGTCCGTGCAGACGCTGCTCAACTCGGAGAACGACatgaacagcagcaacactgGAGCGGGCAGTGGAGGACTGGGCTTGGGTCAACTATGCGCCATGGCACCGAGTCCGTCACTTGCCAGCTCACTGCTCAGCAGCCTTTCCATGGATGGTCTGCACGGAGGAACCGGTTCGGGATCCTCGTCTTCGCCAGTGGCCTCTGGCATGTTGCCCACCCATCTGCTGGGCGGACTGGTGGGCGGCGGTCAACAGGGCGGCGGTGGCAACAGCACGCAGACTACAAGCGTGGGCGGACCGCTGATGAGTAGCGCGATTATCAACGGCACCggactgcagcagcaacaacagcagcagcagcgatcCGGCGCCAGCTCATCGGCCAGCTCGTCCGCGAATGCGCTGGTTAACGCGTTTACCGCTTCGCCAGCGCCAGCGGAGCACAGCTTCTACGGAAGCGATACCTTCGAATTCGACATTGCAGCACATTCCTCCTCATTCGAATTGGATCCCAGCGGCGGTGTGGGAGCCTGGACGGATTCGCGTCCCAATTCGCGAGCCTCTGTGGCCACGCCCGTTAGCACGCCGCGCCCTCCGTCTGGACACGGATTTAGTCCGGCTGTTTGCGCTTCTCCGGCCACGCCCTATCAGCTCTCCTCACACTCCGCCGCCAGCCTGCCCTCGCCGCAGTCAAATGCCAGTGCCGGCGGAGGCAACTACGGTGGCTTCAACTTCCACTCCTTCGATTCAAGCGATGTAAAGCCCGAGAAGGAtgtccagcaacaacaaaaccaGCAGCAGTCAAACAACAATAGCAGCAGTAGCAACCCACTATTGGGCGGCGGTTTGCCGAATGGAGTGGGTGGAATGCTGCtttcccagcagcagcagcagcaacagcagacaccaccgcaacagcagcagcagcaacaggaatCCTCAGAGCGATTGCGCCATTTGCTGACCAAGTCACAGAGCATGGCCGGCGGTCTGGGAGGACTGGGCGATGATGAGAAG TACTTCAAGCCAGAAGGCAGCGAGGAGGAGAAGCACACCAGCGGTGGCTTCAAGATGGGTGGCCAGACCGGAGGGATGGGAATGTTTGGACCCATGGGATCGATGGGGCGTGGTGTCGGCAACTCAAGTATGCTGCACAAGGCAGGCAATTCCCAGAACCCCATGCTGCTCAAG CTACTCAACGAGAAGTCCGAGGACGATGATGGCAACGGATCGGGTGGTGGGCCAGGTTCTATGAACAACTCCCGGCAGAGCGAGCTGATGCGCCAGCTGAAGAATCCGGATGGTGGCAGCCATGGCATGCACCGTAACAGTGCCAGCGGCAACATGAGCACCGAGGATCTAAAGGCCATGCTCAAAATCCAAAGCGATCCATCGCTGAACAGAAAGCGATCGCTAAATGAGCCCGATGATGATCCGTCTGCCAAACGGTCGGAGGACAAGCCCAGCAAATTGTGCACGCAGAACAAGATGTTGGCCAAGCTACTGCAGAATCCGCCAAAGATACCCAAAGCACCCAATCCCGAGCAGCCACTGCAAGTGAAGACGCTGCCGGACATCACCAGCTCCACGGTGAGCAGCACGCTAGCCGCTCCGGGTAATCTCATTAGCGCTGGCAGCACGGGACCCAAAGCGGCAGCTAATCGCAAccgaaagcagcagcaacagcagcagcagcaacaacaacagcagcagcagcagcagcaacaacaggtcGCCGGCATTCCttcccagcagcaacaacagcagccaaaCGATGTCTACCTcagtcagcagcagcaacagcaactccAGCCGCCGCAGCTGGCCTTCCAGCACCAGCAACTGGCGACCACAGCAACTACCTCAATTACCACAGCGGCCTCCACTTCGGCTGCAgctgcggcagcggcggccaTTCTGGGCGAAGGCGACTCGGAGCTGTCCAAGTTGCTAGACAGCGTAATGGAGTATTATCCAGATGATACTCCTATCGTGACCAATGCCCCATCCGAGGCCTCGGCAATCAACGACATTCAAAAGTCGCTAATGCTAGACGTGGAGTCGGCGGCCTTTGGAAACGATCTAAACCAGCAGCTTATGAtgagccagcagcaacagcatcagcaacaacagcagcagcaacagctgctggCGTTGCAGCTtgctcagcagcagcagcaacagcgacaGCAGCATCTGCAGCAGCCCCCTGCCTATCCGGGAATGCTCaacatgcaacagcagcaacaccaacagcaacaacagcaaaatcaGCAACACATCATGCAGCGTCTGGAAGCCATGCGGAATCAGGGCAACCAGGGTTTTCAGCGACCTCCACCCATGTATCCCGCCCGCGGTCGTGGACCCATGAATGCGGTGGCCACTCCGGGAGGCGTCGTGTTGCCTGCCCAACAGCAACTGCGGAACATGCGGCAACAGCACTTGGCGGCCGCACAGCAGAAGGAGCGTTTattgcagcaacagcaaaagcagcaatTGCTTGTTCCTGAGAATGCGA CTGGCATGAATGCGGGCTTGAACAACATTGGCTCGCTTCTCAACACGACGGGAGCTCCAAATGTGTCCCTATCCCGCACGAATCTGCCCTCAGATGCCCAGCTCAGTCCAAACTTTGCTCAGACCctgatgcagcagcagctcagtCCCGGTCGTAGCGCGCCCTACAGCCCGCAGCCCAACCAAG GCTATGCCCCGCAGTTCCCGCAACCTGGTCAACGACTCTccccgcagcagcagcagcaactcagccagcagcaacagaacaatgtccagcagcaacagttggcctaccagcagcaacaggttGGCGATGGCGGACGGTCCAACACTCCGTTCGGCTCAAACTCGGGAATGCAGTCGCCGGGCATGCAGAATAGTCCTCAGCAGTGGGGAGCTGGCGGCGGAGGTGGCGGTGGTCCCGGCGGTCCACTGCCGTCCGGCAATGCCGGTAGAACGCTGCAACAACACAACCCGATGCTCATTGCACAGCTGCAG GGCGTGAGTCCGTACAATGCGCGTCAATACCAACAGAACCAGAGACGAGGCCTCAATTCCCCAGGCGCAGTTGGACCCGGCGGCAATCCGGCGACACAAGCGGCTCTGCAGCGGCAGAACTCGTTCCAGGGGCAGGGCGGTGGCGGGGCCACAACGCCCGATGGTTCCGGCGTGGGTTTCGGCGGTCCACAGTCCCCCTACGGCAGCAATGTAAATGTtttccagcagcaacagttgcagcGACTGCAGCGACAGGGCAGCGTGCCACAGGCCACCCAACATTTGCCAG CTGGCGGTGGTGGCAGCGTAGCCGGTGGTAATGCCAACTCCGAATTCGTGAAGCAGGAGCTGCGCGCGGTGGTCAGTGTGCGGGCCCAGCAGGCGGCTGCGGCAGCCACCGGAGGAGCTGGAGTCGGAGGAGGCGTAGCTCAACGAGGACAGACGCCGCAGAGTCCGCTGCAGCAGGGCTCAGTGATCGGGGGTGGCGGTGGCATTGTGGGCGGAGTCAACAGTACAAACACCATGGGCAACGTCACGCCCACGGGCAGCGGCAATGTCAACAACTCCATGCTCAACACGCCGCCGGACCCAACGCTGAGCTTCAGCTTTGAGACGC CGGACTTCTTCACCAGCAGCGCTACGAGGTGA